A window of the Zeugodacus cucurbitae isolate PBARC_wt_2022May chromosome 2, idZeuCucr1.2, whole genome shotgun sequence genome harbors these coding sequences:
- the LOC105214560 gene encoding aminopeptidase N isoform X5 yields MEGGYVNEGGQLKTKNGQKYVFNGPPSGIYVTRTCVFFTAIVTLVALIFTILITYFLTANAVKTPSCLNGNSNKNSPPLALSSNSNGPQFNKTPVATASMLGMAPPTASPNAKYGTTPPIAPIAPIGDISIPPEHDILGTDKSKAADRKLQLHDGWRPLHYNILIEPNIRTASNNGSIAIEVQRDANIPTLLPIILDVHNISISNVRVIRSSSNVSASDEIELDFDGKYGENNSTFVVAINKGIEDEHDVKLIVSMDFVSQITDTLQGVYRTSYTNLETNKIEWMVSTQFSPVDARRAFPCFDRPDMKANFTISIIRDNKLGMALSNMHLYRSSIHRPGFTRDDFVTSPKMPIYSFAFIVSNLVKSHYSDLDANLVPRVEIWTRPENTEMTNYAYSMLRKFLPYYEEYFGIKNRLAKIDMVSIPDFGFSAMENWGLITFRDSALLVPEDLDRASSSEHMEHVAQIVAHELAHQWFGNLVTPKWWDDLWLKEGFACYMSYLALNTIRPEFQIMDTYTIYEFGDAMQHDSDNSSHSIAFDVKSTTDIRRIFDPITYSKGNILLRMLSSFVGDEAFRAATQDLLKSYAYGNADRDVLWEFMTKHAHEHKTLPDNLQVKTVMDSWITKPGYPVVMVERLGADLVLTQERYMLPSRNMSDDSRFVIPITFETDELRKGDNIPTHWMLETDRQITISDAFTSENNTDNVVYVNLNRQGYYRVNYDMASWLALKKKFTTLPRITRAQLLDDALHLAQAEYLTYDIPLTFLMEIFTATDDELLWRATQRGLTYIIHMLHREPAYETFRAFMKFIVRPAFDRYGLNEPDNESHIQLQHRANIARLACKFNYDRCTMPAHRKYREWMADPKLNRIKPNLKPIIYCTSLAEGSFQEWYFAYKQYKRTTSASEKEQILTSLGCTTKPWLLSKYLNMTIDPTSGILKQDGARAFRAVAENPIGYEIAFDFLQSKIKEIAEYFGDGFSTLNEMIKSITTYMNKEYHKEQLQQFADRARKLGLTAVEEAIGLAMEQVNNNIYWREHSYYQLKDFLEAIVSEFHINIF; encoded by the exons GTGGTcaactgaaaacaaaaaatggacaaaaatatgtattcaacGGTCCACCATCGGGTATTTACGTGACCAGAACATGCGTATTCTTCACGGCGATTGTGACGCTTGTGGCGCTCATCTTTACCATACTCATAACATATTTCTTGACAGCGAACGCCGTGAAAACACCTAG CTGTCTCAATGGCAATTCAAATAAGAACTCGCCACCTTTGGCTCTGTCCTCCAACTCGAACGGTCCACAATTTAACAAGACACCCGTGGCGACGGCTAGCATGCTTGGCATGGCACCACCTACCGCCAGTCCCAACGCGAAATATGGCACCACACCGCCAATCGCACCAATCGCGCCAATCGGTGACATCAGCATACCGCCAGAGCATGACATACTCGGCACAGATAAGAGTAAAGCAGCCGATAGGAAATTACAGCTGCACGACGGTTGGAGACCGCTGCATTACAA CATTCTAATTGAGCCCAACATTCGCACCGCCTCCAACAATGGTAGCATTGCCATTGAGGTACAACGCGACGCCAATATCCCCACTTTGCTTCCGATTATACTTGATGTACACAATATTTCCATATCGAATGTGCGCGTCATACGTTCGTCCAGCAATGTCTCCGCAAGCGATGAAATCGAATTGGATTTCGATGGTAAATATGGCGAGAACAACTCAACTTTTGTGGTGGCCATCAATAAGGGTATTGAGGATGAGCACGATGTCAAGTTGATTGTGAGCATGGATTTTGTCAGTCAGATAACCGACACGCTACAGGGTGTGTACCGAACAAGCTATACGAATTTGGAAACCAACAAAATTGA ATGGATGGTCAGCACGCAATTTTCGCCGGTTGACGCACGTCGCGCATTCCCTTGCTTCGATCGTCCGGACATGAAGGCGAACTTTACCATCAGTATTATACGCGATAATAAATTAGGCATGGCTTTGTCCAATATGCATCTCTATCGTAGCTC tattcacCGTCCAGGCTTTACGCGCGATGATTTCGTAACATCACCGAAGATGCCTATTTACAGTTTCGCCTTTATCGTTTCCAATTTGGTGAAATCGCATTACTCCGACTTGGATGCAAACTTAGTGCCACGCGTCGAGATTTGGACACGTCCCGAAAATACTGAAATGACCAATTATGCCTATTCAATGCTGCGAAAGTTCCTGCCCTACTACGAAGAGTATTTCGGCATAAAGAATCGTTTGGCGAAAATCGATATGGTGTCGATACCAGATTTTGGTTTTAGTGCTATGGAAAATTGGGGACTGATTACATTCAG AGATTCCGCTTTACTCGTGCCCGAAGATCTTGATCGCGCTTCCTCGTCTGAGCATATGGAACACGTTGCACAGATTGTCGCACACGAATTGGCGCATCAGTGGTTTGGCAATTTGGTAACACCGAAATGGTGGGATGATCTTTGGCTGAAGGAAGGCTTTGCCTGCTACATGAGCTACTTGGCGCTGAATACAATACGTCCCGAATTCCAAATTATGGACACCTACACTATCTATGAATTCGGTGATGCCATGCAACATGATTCCGACAATAGTTCGCATTCTATTGCCTTCGATGTGAAATCGACCACTGATATACGTCGCATCTTCGATCCGATTACCTATTCAAAGGGTAACATACTTTTGCGTATGTTGAGTTCTTTCGTGGGCGATGAAGCTTTCCGTGCGGCAACACAAGATTTACTGAAGTCGTACGCTTACGGTAATGCCGATCGTGATGTGTTGTGGGAATTTATGACAAAACATGCGCACGAACACAAGACACTGCCGGATAATCTACAAGTGAAAACCGTTATGGATTCGTGGATAACGAAGCCTGGCTATCCCGTTGTAATGGTAGAGCGCCTCGGTGCTGATTTAGTGTTGACACAAGAACGTTATATGTTGCCATCGCGAAATATGTCGGATGACAGTCGTTTTGTTATACCGATCACCTTCGAAACGGATGAGTTGCGTAAAGGCGATAATATACCCACACATTGGATGTTGGAGACTGATCGCCAGATTACCATAAGCGATGCTTTCACCTCGGAGAATAATACGGATAATGTGGTGTATGTGAATTTGAATCGTCAGGGTTACTATCGCGTCAATTATGATATGGCCTCTTGGTTGGCGTTGAAGAAGAAATTCACCACGCTGCCGCGCATCACACGTGCGCAACTTTTGGATGATGCCTTGCATTTGGCACAAGCCGAATATTTAACCTACGACATACCGCTCACCTTCCTGATGGAGATCTTCACGGCCACCGATGACGAGCTACTGTGGCGCGCAACGCAACGTGGACTCACTTATATCATACACATGCTGCATCGCGAGCCTGCCTATGAGACATTCAGA GCCTTTATGAAATTCATTGTACGTCCTGCCTTTGATCGTTACGGCTTGAATGAACCGGACAATGAATCGCACATACAACTACAACATCGCGCCAATATTGCGCGTCTCGCATgcaaattcaactacgatcgcTGTACAATGCCAGCGCACCGGAAGTATCGCGAGTGGATGGCAGATCCTAAGCTGAATCG CATTAAGCCAAATCTGAAACCGATTATTTATTGCACGTCGCTCGCTGAAGGCTCCTTCCAGGAATGGTACTTTGCCTACAAGCAATATAAACGCACCACAAGCGCATCCGAGAAGGAGCAGATCTTGACCTCTTTGGGCTGCACCACAAAACCATGGCTACTCTCCAA ATATCTAAATATGACTATCGATCCAACATCGGGTATTTTGAAACAGGATGGCGCTCGCGCTTTCCGTGCCGTTGCTGAGAATCCAATCGGTTACGAGATTGCATTCGATTTTCTGCAATCGAAAATCAAGGAAATCGCTGAATA CTTCGGTGACGGCTTCTCCACGCTCAACGAAATGATCAAATCGATAACCACCTACATGAATAAGGAATACCACAAAGAACAGCTGCAGCAATTTGCCGATCGTGCACGCAAACTGGGACTGACAGCAGTTGAAGAAGCCATTGGTTTGGCTATGGAGCAGGtgaacaacaacatttattggCGTGAGCATTCTTACTATCAACTGAAGGACTTCCTGGAAGCGATAGTCAgcgaatttcatataaatatattttaa
- the LOC105214560 gene encoding aminopeptidase N isoform X1, protein MEGGYVNEAIINSNTHSAKFQNPFSAKQTPSLATTQLSPIKLQEQQQSAMKNASSPSLASPNSYRTNRIASSWQDLVQKVRNYDYNRVKNLKQHFHIEYVTKEKFAGGQLKTKNGQKYVFNGPPSGIYVTRTCVFFTAIVTLVALIFTILITYFLTANAVKTPSCLNGNSNKNSPPLALSSNSNGPQFNKTPVATASMLGMAPPTASPNAKYGTTPPIAPIAPIGDISIPPEHDILGTDKSKAADRKLQLHDGWRPLHYNILIEPNIRTASNNGSIAIEVQRDANIPTLLPIILDVHNISISNVRVIRSSSNVSASDEIELDFDGKYGENNSTFVVAINKGIEDEHDVKLIVSMDFVSQITDTLQGVYRTSYTNLETNKIEWMVSTQFSPVDARRAFPCFDRPDMKANFTISIIRDNKLGMALSNMHLYRSSIHRPGFTRDDFVTSPKMPIYSFAFIVSNLVKSHYSDLDANLVPRVEIWTRPENTEMTNYAYSMLRKFLPYYEEYFGIKNRLAKIDMVSIPDFGFSAMENWGLITFRDSALLVPEDLDRASSSEHMEHVAQIVAHELAHQWFGNLVTPKWWDDLWLKEGFACYMSYLALNTIRPEFQIMDTYTIYEFGDAMQHDSDNSSHSIAFDVKSTTDIRRIFDPITYSKGNILLRMLSSFVGDEAFRAATQDLLKSYAYGNADRDVLWEFMTKHAHEHKTLPDNLQVKTVMDSWITKPGYPVVMVERLGADLVLTQERYMLPSRNMSDDSRFVIPITFETDELRKGDNIPTHWMLETDRQITISDAFTSENNTDNVVYVNLNRQGYYRVNYDMASWLALKKKFTTLPRITRAQLLDDALHLAQAEYLTYDIPLTFLMEIFTATDDELLWRATQRGLTYIIHMLHREPAYETFRAFMKFIVRPAFDRYGLNEPDNESHIQLQHRANIARLACKFNYDRCTMPAHRKYREWMADPKLNRIKPNLKPIIYCTSLAEGSFQEWYFAYKQYKRTTSASEKEQILTSLGCTTKPWLLSKYLNMTIDPTSGILKQDGARAFRAVAENPIGYEIAFDFLQSKIKEIAEYFGDGFSTLNEMIKSITTYMNKEYHKEQLQQFADRARKLGLTAVEEAIGLAMEQVNNNIYWREHSYYQLKDFLEAIVSEFHINIF, encoded by the exons GTGGTcaactgaaaacaaaaaatggacaaaaatatgtattcaacGGTCCACCATCGGGTATTTACGTGACCAGAACATGCGTATTCTTCACGGCGATTGTGACGCTTGTGGCGCTCATCTTTACCATACTCATAACATATTTCTTGACAGCGAACGCCGTGAAAACACCTAG CTGTCTCAATGGCAATTCAAATAAGAACTCGCCACCTTTGGCTCTGTCCTCCAACTCGAACGGTCCACAATTTAACAAGACACCCGTGGCGACGGCTAGCATGCTTGGCATGGCACCACCTACCGCCAGTCCCAACGCGAAATATGGCACCACACCGCCAATCGCACCAATCGCGCCAATCGGTGACATCAGCATACCGCCAGAGCATGACATACTCGGCACAGATAAGAGTAAAGCAGCCGATAGGAAATTACAGCTGCACGACGGTTGGAGACCGCTGCATTACAA CATTCTAATTGAGCCCAACATTCGCACCGCCTCCAACAATGGTAGCATTGCCATTGAGGTACAACGCGACGCCAATATCCCCACTTTGCTTCCGATTATACTTGATGTACACAATATTTCCATATCGAATGTGCGCGTCATACGTTCGTCCAGCAATGTCTCCGCAAGCGATGAAATCGAATTGGATTTCGATGGTAAATATGGCGAGAACAACTCAACTTTTGTGGTGGCCATCAATAAGGGTATTGAGGATGAGCACGATGTCAAGTTGATTGTGAGCATGGATTTTGTCAGTCAGATAACCGACACGCTACAGGGTGTGTACCGAACAAGCTATACGAATTTGGAAACCAACAAAATTGA ATGGATGGTCAGCACGCAATTTTCGCCGGTTGACGCACGTCGCGCATTCCCTTGCTTCGATCGTCCGGACATGAAGGCGAACTTTACCATCAGTATTATACGCGATAATAAATTAGGCATGGCTTTGTCCAATATGCATCTCTATCGTAGCTC tattcacCGTCCAGGCTTTACGCGCGATGATTTCGTAACATCACCGAAGATGCCTATTTACAGTTTCGCCTTTATCGTTTCCAATTTGGTGAAATCGCATTACTCCGACTTGGATGCAAACTTAGTGCCACGCGTCGAGATTTGGACACGTCCCGAAAATACTGAAATGACCAATTATGCCTATTCAATGCTGCGAAAGTTCCTGCCCTACTACGAAGAGTATTTCGGCATAAAGAATCGTTTGGCGAAAATCGATATGGTGTCGATACCAGATTTTGGTTTTAGTGCTATGGAAAATTGGGGACTGATTACATTCAG AGATTCCGCTTTACTCGTGCCCGAAGATCTTGATCGCGCTTCCTCGTCTGAGCATATGGAACACGTTGCACAGATTGTCGCACACGAATTGGCGCATCAGTGGTTTGGCAATTTGGTAACACCGAAATGGTGGGATGATCTTTGGCTGAAGGAAGGCTTTGCCTGCTACATGAGCTACTTGGCGCTGAATACAATACGTCCCGAATTCCAAATTATGGACACCTACACTATCTATGAATTCGGTGATGCCATGCAACATGATTCCGACAATAGTTCGCATTCTATTGCCTTCGATGTGAAATCGACCACTGATATACGTCGCATCTTCGATCCGATTACCTATTCAAAGGGTAACATACTTTTGCGTATGTTGAGTTCTTTCGTGGGCGATGAAGCTTTCCGTGCGGCAACACAAGATTTACTGAAGTCGTACGCTTACGGTAATGCCGATCGTGATGTGTTGTGGGAATTTATGACAAAACATGCGCACGAACACAAGACACTGCCGGATAATCTACAAGTGAAAACCGTTATGGATTCGTGGATAACGAAGCCTGGCTATCCCGTTGTAATGGTAGAGCGCCTCGGTGCTGATTTAGTGTTGACACAAGAACGTTATATGTTGCCATCGCGAAATATGTCGGATGACAGTCGTTTTGTTATACCGATCACCTTCGAAACGGATGAGTTGCGTAAAGGCGATAATATACCCACACATTGGATGTTGGAGACTGATCGCCAGATTACCATAAGCGATGCTTTCACCTCGGAGAATAATACGGATAATGTGGTGTATGTGAATTTGAATCGTCAGGGTTACTATCGCGTCAATTATGATATGGCCTCTTGGTTGGCGTTGAAGAAGAAATTCACCACGCTGCCGCGCATCACACGTGCGCAACTTTTGGATGATGCCTTGCATTTGGCACAAGCCGAATATTTAACCTACGACATACCGCTCACCTTCCTGATGGAGATCTTCACGGCCACCGATGACGAGCTACTGTGGCGCGCAACGCAACGTGGACTCACTTATATCATACACATGCTGCATCGCGAGCCTGCCTATGAGACATTCAGA GCCTTTATGAAATTCATTGTACGTCCTGCCTTTGATCGTTACGGCTTGAATGAACCGGACAATGAATCGCACATACAACTACAACATCGCGCCAATATTGCGCGTCTCGCATgcaaattcaactacgatcgcTGTACAATGCCAGCGCACCGGAAGTATCGCGAGTGGATGGCAGATCCTAAGCTGAATCG CATTAAGCCAAATCTGAAACCGATTATTTATTGCACGTCGCTCGCTGAAGGCTCCTTCCAGGAATGGTACTTTGCCTACAAGCAATATAAACGCACCACAAGCGCATCCGAGAAGGAGCAGATCTTGACCTCTTTGGGCTGCACCACAAAACCATGGCTACTCTCCAA ATATCTAAATATGACTATCGATCCAACATCGGGTATTTTGAAACAGGATGGCGCTCGCGCTTTCCGTGCCGTTGCTGAGAATCCAATCGGTTACGAGATTGCATTCGATTTTCTGCAATCGAAAATCAAGGAAATCGCTGAATA CTTCGGTGACGGCTTCTCCACGCTCAACGAAATGATCAAATCGATAACCACCTACATGAATAAGGAATACCACAAAGAACAGCTGCAGCAATTTGCCGATCGTGCACGCAAACTGGGACTGACAGCAGTTGAAGAAGCCATTGGTTTGGCTATGGAGCAGGtgaacaacaacatttattggCGTGAGCATTCTTACTATCAACTGAAGGACTTCCTGGAAGCGATAGTCAgcgaatttcatataaatatattttaa
- the LOC105214560 gene encoding aminopeptidase N isoform X3: MEGGYVNEDSDAIMGVESPGGQLKTKNGQKYVFNGPPSGIYVTRTCVFFTAIVTLVALIFTILITYFLTANAVKTPSCLNGNSNKNSPPLALSSNSNGPQFNKTPVATASMLGMAPPTASPNAKYGTTPPIAPIAPIGDISIPPEHDILGTDKSKAADRKLQLHDGWRPLHYNILIEPNIRTASNNGSIAIEVQRDANIPTLLPIILDVHNISISNVRVIRSSSNVSASDEIELDFDGKYGENNSTFVVAINKGIEDEHDVKLIVSMDFVSQITDTLQGVYRTSYTNLETNKIEWMVSTQFSPVDARRAFPCFDRPDMKANFTISIIRDNKLGMALSNMHLYRSSIHRPGFTRDDFVTSPKMPIYSFAFIVSNLVKSHYSDLDANLVPRVEIWTRPENTEMTNYAYSMLRKFLPYYEEYFGIKNRLAKIDMVSIPDFGFSAMENWGLITFRDSALLVPEDLDRASSSEHMEHVAQIVAHELAHQWFGNLVTPKWWDDLWLKEGFACYMSYLALNTIRPEFQIMDTYTIYEFGDAMQHDSDNSSHSIAFDVKSTTDIRRIFDPITYSKGNILLRMLSSFVGDEAFRAATQDLLKSYAYGNADRDVLWEFMTKHAHEHKTLPDNLQVKTVMDSWITKPGYPVVMVERLGADLVLTQERYMLPSRNMSDDSRFVIPITFETDELRKGDNIPTHWMLETDRQITISDAFTSENNTDNVVYVNLNRQGYYRVNYDMASWLALKKKFTTLPRITRAQLLDDALHLAQAEYLTYDIPLTFLMEIFTATDDELLWRATQRGLTYIIHMLHREPAYETFRAFMKFIVRPAFDRYGLNEPDNESHIQLQHRANIARLACKFNYDRCTMPAHRKYREWMADPKLNRIKPNLKPIIYCTSLAEGSFQEWYFAYKQYKRTTSASEKEQILTSLGCTTKPWLLSKYLNMTIDPTSGILKQDGARAFRAVAENPIGYEIAFDFLQSKIKEIAEYFGDGFSTLNEMIKSITTYMNKEYHKEQLQQFADRARKLGLTAVEEAIGLAMEQVNNNIYWREHSYYQLKDFLEAIVSEFHINIF; encoded by the exons GTGGTcaactgaaaacaaaaaatggacaaaaatatgtattcaacGGTCCACCATCGGGTATTTACGTGACCAGAACATGCGTATTCTTCACGGCGATTGTGACGCTTGTGGCGCTCATCTTTACCATACTCATAACATATTTCTTGACAGCGAACGCCGTGAAAACACCTAG CTGTCTCAATGGCAATTCAAATAAGAACTCGCCACCTTTGGCTCTGTCCTCCAACTCGAACGGTCCACAATTTAACAAGACACCCGTGGCGACGGCTAGCATGCTTGGCATGGCACCACCTACCGCCAGTCCCAACGCGAAATATGGCACCACACCGCCAATCGCACCAATCGCGCCAATCGGTGACATCAGCATACCGCCAGAGCATGACATACTCGGCACAGATAAGAGTAAAGCAGCCGATAGGAAATTACAGCTGCACGACGGTTGGAGACCGCTGCATTACAA CATTCTAATTGAGCCCAACATTCGCACCGCCTCCAACAATGGTAGCATTGCCATTGAGGTACAACGCGACGCCAATATCCCCACTTTGCTTCCGATTATACTTGATGTACACAATATTTCCATATCGAATGTGCGCGTCATACGTTCGTCCAGCAATGTCTCCGCAAGCGATGAAATCGAATTGGATTTCGATGGTAAATATGGCGAGAACAACTCAACTTTTGTGGTGGCCATCAATAAGGGTATTGAGGATGAGCACGATGTCAAGTTGATTGTGAGCATGGATTTTGTCAGTCAGATAACCGACACGCTACAGGGTGTGTACCGAACAAGCTATACGAATTTGGAAACCAACAAAATTGA ATGGATGGTCAGCACGCAATTTTCGCCGGTTGACGCACGTCGCGCATTCCCTTGCTTCGATCGTCCGGACATGAAGGCGAACTTTACCATCAGTATTATACGCGATAATAAATTAGGCATGGCTTTGTCCAATATGCATCTCTATCGTAGCTC tattcacCGTCCAGGCTTTACGCGCGATGATTTCGTAACATCACCGAAGATGCCTATTTACAGTTTCGCCTTTATCGTTTCCAATTTGGTGAAATCGCATTACTCCGACTTGGATGCAAACTTAGTGCCACGCGTCGAGATTTGGACACGTCCCGAAAATACTGAAATGACCAATTATGCCTATTCAATGCTGCGAAAGTTCCTGCCCTACTACGAAGAGTATTTCGGCATAAAGAATCGTTTGGCGAAAATCGATATGGTGTCGATACCAGATTTTGGTTTTAGTGCTATGGAAAATTGGGGACTGATTACATTCAG AGATTCCGCTTTACTCGTGCCCGAAGATCTTGATCGCGCTTCCTCGTCTGAGCATATGGAACACGTTGCACAGATTGTCGCACACGAATTGGCGCATCAGTGGTTTGGCAATTTGGTAACACCGAAATGGTGGGATGATCTTTGGCTGAAGGAAGGCTTTGCCTGCTACATGAGCTACTTGGCGCTGAATACAATACGTCCCGAATTCCAAATTATGGACACCTACACTATCTATGAATTCGGTGATGCCATGCAACATGATTCCGACAATAGTTCGCATTCTATTGCCTTCGATGTGAAATCGACCACTGATATACGTCGCATCTTCGATCCGATTACCTATTCAAAGGGTAACATACTTTTGCGTATGTTGAGTTCTTTCGTGGGCGATGAAGCTTTCCGTGCGGCAACACAAGATTTACTGAAGTCGTACGCTTACGGTAATGCCGATCGTGATGTGTTGTGGGAATTTATGACAAAACATGCGCACGAACACAAGACACTGCCGGATAATCTACAAGTGAAAACCGTTATGGATTCGTGGATAACGAAGCCTGGCTATCCCGTTGTAATGGTAGAGCGCCTCGGTGCTGATTTAGTGTTGACACAAGAACGTTATATGTTGCCATCGCGAAATATGTCGGATGACAGTCGTTTTGTTATACCGATCACCTTCGAAACGGATGAGTTGCGTAAAGGCGATAATATACCCACACATTGGATGTTGGAGACTGATCGCCAGATTACCATAAGCGATGCTTTCACCTCGGAGAATAATACGGATAATGTGGTGTATGTGAATTTGAATCGTCAGGGTTACTATCGCGTCAATTATGATATGGCCTCTTGGTTGGCGTTGAAGAAGAAATTCACCACGCTGCCGCGCATCACACGTGCGCAACTTTTGGATGATGCCTTGCATTTGGCACAAGCCGAATATTTAACCTACGACATACCGCTCACCTTCCTGATGGAGATCTTCACGGCCACCGATGACGAGCTACTGTGGCGCGCAACGCAACGTGGACTCACTTATATCATACACATGCTGCATCGCGAGCCTGCCTATGAGACATTCAGA GCCTTTATGAAATTCATTGTACGTCCTGCCTTTGATCGTTACGGCTTGAATGAACCGGACAATGAATCGCACATACAACTACAACATCGCGCCAATATTGCGCGTCTCGCATgcaaattcaactacgatcgcTGTACAATGCCAGCGCACCGGAAGTATCGCGAGTGGATGGCAGATCCTAAGCTGAATCG CATTAAGCCAAATCTGAAACCGATTATTTATTGCACGTCGCTCGCTGAAGGCTCCTTCCAGGAATGGTACTTTGCCTACAAGCAATATAAACGCACCACAAGCGCATCCGAGAAGGAGCAGATCTTGACCTCTTTGGGCTGCACCACAAAACCATGGCTACTCTCCAA ATATCTAAATATGACTATCGATCCAACATCGGGTATTTTGAAACAGGATGGCGCTCGCGCTTTCCGTGCCGTTGCTGAGAATCCAATCGGTTACGAGATTGCATTCGATTTTCTGCAATCGAAAATCAAGGAAATCGCTGAATA CTTCGGTGACGGCTTCTCCACGCTCAACGAAATGATCAAATCGATAACCACCTACATGAATAAGGAATACCACAAAGAACAGCTGCAGCAATTTGCCGATCGTGCACGCAAACTGGGACTGACAGCAGTTGAAGAAGCCATTGGTTTGGCTATGGAGCAGGtgaacaacaacatttattggCGTGAGCATTCTTACTATCAACTGAAGGACTTCCTGGAAGCGATAGTCAgcgaatttcatataaatatattttaa